DNA from Terriglobia bacterium:
TGTAGAGGAGTGAAATGGCTGCCAAGTCCAGTGTGGGAAACCGCATATTCCGAGCCTTTGCCTCCGTCAAGACGGGAATCATTCTGCTCATCATCCTGGGAGTGGTCGCCGCGGCTGGCACTTTGATTCTGCAGCGGCCCATGACCGATGCCGACCAGATGGCCCGCGCCTACGCGCCGCAAACCCTGCGCTGGCTTGACCAAACCGGCCTGACGGACGTGTATCACAGTTGGTGGTTCGCGCTGCTGATGGCGGTGCTGGGTGTCAGCATCGTGTTCGCCTCCATCGACCGTTTCCCGAAAGCGTGGCGGCTGGTGTCGCGTCCGTATCGCCGCCCCGAACCGCATTTCCGCGCCGTGCTACCCATGCAGCGGAGTCTGGCGATCAGCCATGCGGAAGCTGGCATTATCGCGGCGGAGAAAGCATTCCGCAACGCCGGGCTCAAGCCACAACGCACCGTCGAAAACAACCAGACCGCCATCTACGCCGAGAAGAACCGCTGGTCACCGCTTGCGGTTTACGTGGTGCATACCAGCCTGCTGCTGATCCTGGCGGGCGGCATCGTCGACGCCTTCCTCGGCTACAAGGGCTATCTGATGCTCACGCCCGGCCAGAGCGCCTCGAAACTGGAGCAACCGAACGGCGTCACGCGCCCGCTGCCCTTCACTCTGCGCTGCGACGGCACCGGTCAGGAAAATTATCCCGACGGCACGCCCAAGAAGTGGTGGTCGAAGCTCACTGTCATCGACAAGGGCCGCGAGGTTCTGCGCAAGGAGATCGTGGTCAACGATCCGCTGGTCACGCACGGTATCCGCTTTTATCAATCGGGCTACGGGCAGACGGGCGAAGTCGAGTCGCTGCTGCTCAACGCCACTGCCAAAGGCGAAACCAGGCAGATCACGCTGCGTCTCAACCAGGCGGCGCAACTCGATGCCGATACCAAGGTCGCGCTGGCCGATTTCATTCCCGACTTCGTAATGCGCGACGGCCAGGTCTACGCCCGCTCGAAGGACCCGGTGAATCCGGCGATCCGGCTGGTCATCACCAACACGGCGACGCAGGCGAAGAGTGAAGTCTGGCTGTTCCCGGCCATGCACCAGCAGAGCGGCAGCTCGCCCTACCAGTTCGAATTTGCCGACATGCAGATGGCCGCCTACACCGGCCTGCAAGTCTCGCACGAGCCCGGCCAGTGGCTGGTGTGGGCCGGATGCTTGTTGATGGCCGTCGGCTTGGTCATGGCGTTCTACCTGGTGCATCAGCGCTTTTGGGCGATCGCGGTCGAAACCAAGAACGGCCTGGCACTGTGGGTCGGCGCCGCCGCCGACAAAAACCGTGAACACTACCAGGAGAGCTTCACCAAGTTAGTGGAAGACATTCGCGCCGAACTAGACAGGCAGGACGAACAGGAGAGCGTCCCCGCCGGCAAACGACTGGTTCAGGCGTAGGAAGAGATGAGGGAGGAGTAAATCATGTCGCGTGCCGTGGCGAGAATTGAACAACATCCCGCGAGCTCCAACAACGGCTTGCTGATCGGCGTCGCGCTGGGGATGGCGTTTCTGACATTCATGGCGTTTCTGAGCGTGGTGAAGCAGGGCAATCTGTTCAACGAGAGCAACCTGCTCTACCTGGCGCTGATTTTCTACGGCGGCGCCTCGGCGCTGTACATCGGCTTCGGCGTCACCGGGGTGGAGCGCTACGTCAAATTCGCTTCCCTCGCGACCGCGATCGGTTTCGCCGCCAACACGCTGGCCGCCGGACACCGCTGGTACATTGCGGGACGTCCGCCCTTCGCCAATATCTACGAGATGCTGCTGAGCTTTGTGTGGACCGTAGCCGCGCTCACGCTGCTCGCCGAGCGCAAGTACAAAGTGAAGGTGATCGGCACGGTCACGATGCCGCTGGCGGTCACCGGAGTCATCCTGATGCAGCTTTTGCCCTCGGCGGTGCACCCGCTGGTTCCGGCGCTGCAATCCACCTGGCTGCAGGTGCACGTCACGCTGGCGATGCTGGCCTACGCCGCCTGCGCGCTCAGCTTCGCATTGGCCATGATGTTCCTTATCCAAGACCAGATGAAGACCGAAACTTTCCTCGCTACCACCAGCGGAATTGTTACGGCAATTTATCTCGGCATCATGACGCGATTCGAAAAGTGGGGCGGACTGGTCGTTTCCGCCTGGGATGCGCAGAACAAGGAAGAAATCTTCATCCAGAAGGGCGTGCGGTTGATGGTCACCATCCCCGACCTGGGCTGGATCTTCCTGCTGGTGCTGCTCGCCTCGGTGGTACCGCTGGCGATTTACGCCATGGCTAAGTGGAGGAAGCGGGAAAACTTTCTGACCGTGGCTAACCGCGCGGTGTTCATCAGCATTGCGCTGCAGGTAATCGCGCTCGGCGGGTTCATTCTGCGCACGCGCGGCGCGGCCTATGCCTCCCTTGACGCCGACGGCTTGTTCCCCACCGCGCTGGCCGCCAGCCCGTTTATTCTTTCCGGGCTGATCACCGCGATCTTCGCATCGCTACTCTACCTGATGCTTTATTGGCGGCGCGCCGGCCTGGAGCGCCTGCTGCCCAGCGCCGACGCGCTCGACCGCATCACCTACAAAACGATCGGCATCGCCTTCCCGCTGCTGACCGCGATGATCGCCGTCGGCGCCTACTGGGCCAACCAGACTTGGGGTTCGTACTGGAGCTGGGACCCGAAGGAAACCTGGGCGGCAATCACCTGGCTGGTGTACGCCGGCTATCTGCACATGCGCATTACCCGCGGCTGGCGCGGGCGCCGTGCGGCGTACTTCGCGATCCTGGGCTTCGCGGTCGTGATGTTCACCTTCTTCGGCGTCACCTACCTGCTGCCGGGCTTGCACGCGTACGCATAGGTACATGTACCTTGAATTGAGCGCCAATTTGGAACTGCAACTGCTACAGTAAGTATCCAGGAGGGCATAGCTTCGGCTTTGCCATTCGAAGGCGGGAAGCAACGGGTTTTAGGCCCTGCGCGAACCGCAGACAATTTGGTTTTACATAGTTTCACGTTTCAAGGTTTCCGTTTTACGGATCCGCAGCCTTGAAACGTGAAGCTTTTTGAGGGCAGTTTCAGGTTTCGGTTTCAGTCATCCGCGTTTGCCCCAGCTTCGTCGTTAGGGCAGTCTAGGATTGTCTGTCTCGGTACCTTGGGTGCCGCAGGCCTTTCAGGCCTGCGGCGACTCCCAGCAATCACGCCGGCTTCAGCCGCTGAGGTACATGGAACGGCGGCTACACTATTTTCGAATCCGGTCTAGCCGCTACGCCCGCTGCTGAAAACTGAAACTGAAACTGAAACTCGAAACTCTTCTGCGCGCTACAATCTCCCTAACGACTCCTCGCGAGGAGAACTCCTTGCTCCGTCTGCGCCTGAACTGGCAGCTCAGGGCACTTTTGCCGGTGCTGGCCGTGTTGTTGAACGGCCTGCTGCTGTTCATCCTGGCGACCCTGTCGCTGGGCGCGGGCGAGCGCCGCACCGTGCTGGTGGTCGCCACCGTGGGCGCCATCGCCATCTGCGCCGTGCTGGTGCTGACCCTTAGCCTGGTGCTCAGCGGGCCAATGGCGGAACTGGAGGACAAAATCCAGCGCGTGCGCGACGGCGATTTGAATGTCACGGTCAGCTTCGCCGCGCGCACCGACGACATCGGCCAGCTTGGCCGCAACTTCAACCAGATGGTCACGCAACTGCGCGAGTCGCGCCAGGAGATCGAACGCCTGCATAACACGCAGATGTCGCGCGCCGAGCACTTGGCCACGCTGGGCGAACTCGCCGCCGGTTTGGCGCACGAGATTCGCAATCCGCTGGCGGGCATTGCCGGCGTGATTGATATCATCGGGCGCGACCTGCCGGAGACGAGTCCCGCGCGCGACGTGCTTAAGGACGTCAAGCAGGAAGTCATGCGCGTCAACCGCATCGTCACCGACCTGCTGCAGACGGCGCGTCCCAAGCCGCCCGATTATCGCGCCGCCGACCTGAATGCCACCGCCGAACATGCCGTCATCTTCGCGCGCCAGCAGGCGCTGTCCAAGCCGGTGAAGGTCG
Protein-coding regions in this window:
- a CDS encoding cytochrome c biogenesis protein ResB, whose product is MAAKSSVGNRIFRAFASVKTGIILLIILGVVAAAGTLILQRPMTDADQMARAYAPQTLRWLDQTGLTDVYHSWWFALLMAVLGVSIVFASIDRFPKAWRLVSRPYRRPEPHFRAVLPMQRSLAISHAEAGIIAAEKAFRNAGLKPQRTVENNQTAIYAEKNRWSPLAVYVVHTSLLLILAGGIVDAFLGYKGYLMLTPGQSASKLEQPNGVTRPLPFTLRCDGTGQENYPDGTPKKWWSKLTVIDKGREVLRKEIVVNDPLVTHGIRFYQSGYGQTGEVESLLLNATAKGETRQITLRLNQAAQLDADTKVALADFIPDFVMRDGQVYARSKDPVNPAIRLVITNTATQAKSEVWLFPAMHQQSGSSPYQFEFADMQMAAYTGLQVSHEPGQWLVWAGCLLMAVGLVMAFYLVHQRFWAIAVETKNGLALWVGAAADKNREHYQESFTKLVEDIRAELDRQDEQESVPAGKRLVQA
- the ccsB gene encoding c-type cytochrome biogenesis protein CcsB encodes the protein MSRAVARIEQHPASSNNGLLIGVALGMAFLTFMAFLSVVKQGNLFNESNLLYLALIFYGGASALYIGFGVTGVERYVKFASLATAIGFAANTLAAGHRWYIAGRPPFANIYEMLLSFVWTVAALTLLAERKYKVKVIGTVTMPLAVTGVILMQLLPSAVHPLVPALQSTWLQVHVTLAMLAYAACALSFALAMMFLIQDQMKTETFLATTSGIVTAIYLGIMTRFEKWGGLVVSAWDAQNKEEIFIQKGVRLMVTIPDLGWIFLLVLLASVVPLAIYAMAKWRKRENFLTVANRAVFISIALQVIALGGFILRTRGAAYASLDADGLFPTALAASPFILSGLITAIFASLLYLMLYWRRAGLERLLPSADALDRITYKTIGIAFPLLTAMIAVGAYWANQTWGSYWSWDPKETWAAITWLVYAGYLHMRITRGWRGRRAAYFAILGFAVVMFTFFGVTYLLPGLHAYA
- a CDS encoding HAMP domain-containing protein produces the protein MLRLRLNWQLRALLPVLAVLLNGLLLFILATLSLGAGERRTVLVVATVGAIAICAVLVLTLSLVLSGPMAELEDKIQRVRDGDLNVTVSFAARTDDIGQLGRNFNQMVTQLRESRQEIERLHNTQMSRAEHLATLGELAAGLAHEIRNPLAGIAGVIDIIGRDLPETSPARDVLKDVKQEVMRVNRIVTDLLQTARPKPPDYRAADLNATAEHAVIFARQQALSKPVKVELHRSDGQLLVEHDTGQIHQVLLNLLLNAIQAMDHAAAEPGQVDVDVSARDGLAVVSVRDTGKGIKPEHLPYIFRPFYTTKGRGTGLGLSLARRIVEDHGGKITVQSEVGKGSTFEVLLPLRRG